The DNA segment CTGAGAGACAACAACAGCACACACACGTTAGAGAGCGAGGCAAGAGGAGAAGTTGAATGTCCCAGAGGACAGAGATTCGTAACGAGGCACCGGCAGCCAgaggagagacacagagaggtcTGTGGGTGGCCGATGGTTCACCACAGAGGAAATAAGAGGATCGGGAGGTGAAAATAAGAAGAGCGAGCTGGAGGAGGGaaaagacagacacagagacatgcTTTGGGTCATGTCCAAATAAACAAAGGTTTGGGGGAAATGTTTTCAGAATATTTACAGTAATCTCTTGGACAGGACAAACACGGTGTCTGCTAGACTTGATGGATTCGGTGTGGAAGTGCCTGGACAAACTGCAGCTGAGGCAAGCTTAATCAGCTGGTCTCCCTTGTTTACTGACTTTTGCAACTGGAGTTCAGCCTCAGTTATGTGTGAAGGTCAGGCAATTTGTTGAAGCCAAACTGTTACATCAAGCAGTAACCCGATGAATGGATTGAAAACTAAACTGCCAGTGCCTAATTATACTGTGATAAACACCCAAGTAGCAGCAGGCAGCAAAGCAGATCACGTCTCTCCCCCACTCTGTTCTGTTGATCAGCCTGTTGTTGCAATCGACCCGTCTTGGTATTTCCTTTGTGTTCAGCTGTTGACCCTGGCCTCTGTAGTGAAGCACCTGTAGTGTGTCCCCTAGTGGCCACGCTGAGACCTGCAAAGCCTGTGTCACAACTCAGCCCGTATTTATCCGGCATCAAGGAATCTTTTCCTGGAATTGTGCTTCATGTGAAATTAGGAGAAAAGGGACTTGAACAGTACTTCAAAGCTGCACTTAACTTTGAGCAAGGCAGACTCTGTCTGTGAGAATGTGGCAATGCTCTTGAAAGAGCAAATTaggaattaaaatgacaaaatagatttcttttttctgatgGTAATCATTtggaaacataaaaaatagagcctgaggatctgtgtgtacACCTTGGTGACCAAGTTGAAAAGTCAAATGTTAAAGTTTTGCTTAATTTGTCTAAAGCGCCCCTTTTATACACACATCAAACAGCACTTTATACAAAGATTcttctttgcatgattcacataATCAAAACCAACCAACACTGATTTAATCCACTGTCTGAAATGAGCCATTTTATCTCCCATTCCTTTTATTCTGATTGGATGCCCCTCACAGACATAAGGTTCAAACAATTGATGGACAATTATTTGAAacgtttgtcatttttaataatAAGGAAAGGAATAATAGGTGCGCTTGAAGTAACTTTACAGATGCGTgacttttattatcattatgggGGTTAATTTCAGGGGAATTAGTCTATATTCAGAACTACAGTCATTAAGGACCCTTTATTTAACAAagtcctttttttctgtcactgttcAGCCTTAATGTGCTTCTTATTCTTTGGGAATACTTCATTTTGAAATCCATGTCTTACTTATTTATGCTGAAGTAAACCTAAAATAAATTTCTATTTCCTGGCCTCTCCTGCTTTTGGGGAGgagaaaattacaaaaaaatatctTATTTGACAGAACTGTAGGAGGTATTTTTAACCATATAACACACAGGTGTGTACTGTTCATGGGTAAATGAAACCCCAATTTACAAAACtggttttaaaaatataaccaGTTTATTTTAACAACGAACATTTTCCTGTTTGGGGAGTCCCAAAACATCTGTATATAGGAAATATTATTGCATCATAATTCTTTTTGCCAGGATGGACTGATATATGATTTTGCTGACCAACATGCTTATGTTTTACCGTGTACTTATGGTGTAATTTACCAGATGATTATTTTACACCACAACCAGGTACTGTAGTTCCTCAGTTTACGTGATgattctgctgtttgttttctaaacACAACCAGCTCACTCCATCCTGAAGAGGCCTAAGCTTGCAAGCAGACCGTGCAGCGTACGCTTTGACCAGGTGACAGTGTTCAGCTTCCCGCGGTGCCAGGGCTTTACCAGCGTACCCAGCCGTGGAGGTGCCACCCTTGGCATGGTGCGGAAGCACAGCAGCCTTCAACGGTACACAATATCCGAGCATGCACTGGAACAACGGCACAGGCGCAGACAGAGGCTCAGAGAGAGACGGAGGAAAGAGCGGTTAGAAGCTTTAAAACACAAAGTAGGTGCATTTCATTTCTGAACTTTTGCAGTGCCTGTCTGCATGACACCTATCTGACTTATTTCTGTTGTGCTCACTCCAGCTGATTACCAGTGGGGCCATTGACCAGCAGGAAGCAGACAGGCTTACTACAGATCAAATCCCAGATGAAGACAGTGACAGCGACGTCAGTGATAGCGATCAGGAGGACAGAGGTTTCCTTCAGCCATTCTCCTCTAAACAACGTCAAGCCATCCTCCAAGCAGCAGGGGTCAAGTTCATCGACagggaggagaagaggcagcttcATGCCTTGCGACTCTCTAGAGAGACCTGTGGATGTGACTGCCAAGGCTTCTGTGAGCCGGAGACCTGCGCATGCAGTCTGGCGGGCATTAAGTGTCAGGTACATCTCCACATACACAGAATTTCTTCTCCAAACCTTCCCTCCAAAAAGGATAGTTTCAACATGTGTAATTCAGACTGATTTGAATGTAAATTGTAGTCTAAGGTGGGTACGTATGCTTGTATATAGTCAGATGCTAAAGGTTggttattatttcatttatgtttgttttttagtgaCTCACTGATGTAGAGAATCACTGAATCACTAAGCTGAGTCAGTAGGTTCTGTTTATGAGTAAATCACAATTTTCTTTCCTTGCTATTGTCACATTTAGGTGGACCACTCCAATTTCCCGTGTGGCTGCAGTAAGGACAGCTGTGGTAACATTCAGGGACGCTTCGAGTTTGACTCCTGCCGTGTGCAGACTCATTACATCCACACTGTCATGAGGCTGGAATTAGAGCGCCGTTTGCAAGATGAAAAACAGAGCCCCGAGGATCGGGCTGGACTTACAGAGGTGATTCAACAgcatgaagaggaggaggaggaggtctgTACAGAGCAGGATGCACAGGACAAGAGCTGTCCCTTTGGCTTTACCTCAGAGGAGGCTGGCCTTCCTGTCACCATGCCTGCCACCCCTTCATTCCATTTCATCCCAGAACGCTTGGTAGTGGAGGAGAACAGCTGCAGCAGTGATATGACTGAATCCTCTTGCTCTTCCTCTGACTGCGATGCAGGAGGAGGCTGCAGCGGGGGTCACAGTCTCCCTGAGGTTGATGGAGGGTTGAGCCGTGCTCTTAGTCTCTGTGACTCGGACAATAATAACTACTCCTCATACAGCCACCTGAGGCTTCAAAGAGACCCAGTGacacagcacagcagcagcagcggcggcTCTGCCACTCACAGCAGTACTACTGACAGTACGGGACCACACACAGTCGACACATTCGCAGACAATATAAGCAGGAACTCGGTGACAGATTATCTCGATGAAAATGCGAATCAACCCAGAGACGTCTTCGACGACGACTCTCTCGATGGCTTGCCAAACACGCCCTCTCCCACTGTGGACTATTCCAGATACATGGACTTGAGTCTGTCCTCTGACTCCGACCTGGAGTTCTTTGACAGCGATTATCCCTGCGGACCACTGCACAGTTCTTTCAAAGGGCACAGACACCCAGACAGTTTTCGCCACCTCCAGCTGTTTAGCTCCGTCAGTTTGCCACAGTACGAGTCGAGCACCCAGCTCCTGGAGTCTCTGATCGGGTTAACTGAACAGAACACAGAGTAGATTCATTCAGTCACTGAtacccaactttttttttttttttaagcagattTAAGGAATTCTTGTGATACgataaaagaaaatgtgtgaGAGAATGTAATGTCCAGAGCACTGCGTTTATGTATTTGTAATAATATTTTGATGTACAAAGAATAATGGATGATGACATATTTTTCGTAGCTGGATATTTTTCTATTGCTGAAAAAATATTTGCCTTGAAGAAGTATTTGCCTAGAATATGtcttttttaatttcctaaaactatataataataatccgatgtgttatttaattttttttttgtcatcgtGCCCATACCACAGAGAGTATGCAAGAAGAGAGAGGTGCCATGTGAATAGAAACACGTGTATACTGCTGGAAGGTGGCCAAGACAGGATAGAGCTAATCCACTGTGACTCATGACTCCAGCCTCTAGTATGTGAATATTTTTCCTTAATAACTGCCAGGGTCACTGTGGATTATCTGTTATGTGTTTAGCAGTATCGTCAGAGTGTGTCTGTGAtggaataataaaatatttttatttatttgattgcaATTTTTTGTTTGAGGTGCAATTTTGTATGAAAGTCTCTATTTTTGTGGTTGTTCCAGGTGCTCCCACTACTTACACTACAAACCAAAATCCAATAATGTTGTGCAGAGTAAAATCTAAATGAAAATAGAAAGCACCGATCTTCCAATTTCATAATGCCACATTGCATTCATAATAGAACACAGAAAGCATATCAAATGCGACGAACAAAGTGAGACATTTTATTAGTTAATGAAAATGCACGTGTCTCAAAAAAGTTAGGACGGGAGCAATGAAAGGTTcgaaatgtaaaaaaagtggCACTAAGAAGAAATAGCTGGATGAACATTTTGAAACTATACACTATAAAAAGAacatcttagagaggcagaaCTTTTCAAAAGTAAATATGAGCATAGACTCACTAATAAACTTAAAACTGTGTCTACAAATTGTGGAATAATTTCAG comes from the Oreochromis aureus strain Israel breed Guangdong linkage group 18, ZZ_aureus, whole genome shotgun sequence genome and includes:
- the LOC116332948 gene encoding cysteine/serine-rich nuclear protein 1-like, translated to MHITHRSATMRGILKRKFAEVDDNAYSSSSSCSSPPSSLSSPASSESDSDGERGSSENQNFTPRSPASPTSLPTHSILKRPKLASRPCSVRFDQVTVFSFPRCQGFTSVPSRGGATLGMVRKHSSLQRYTISEHALEQRHRRRQRLRERRRKERLEALKHKLITSGAIDQQEADRLTTDQIPDEDSDSDVSDSDQEDRGFLQPFSSKQRQAILQAAGVKFIDREEKRQLHALRLSRETCGCDCQGFCEPETCACSLAGIKCQVDHSNFPCGCSKDSCGNIQGRFEFDSCRVQTHYIHTVMRLELERRLQDEKQSPEDRAGLTEVIQQHEEEEEEVCTEQDAQDKSCPFGFTSEEAGLPVTMPATPSFHFIPERLVVEENSCSSDMTESSCSSSDCDAGGGCSGGHSLPEVDGGLSRALSLCDSDNNNYSSYSHLRLQRDPVTQHSSSSGGSATHSSTTDSTGPHTVDTFADNISRNSVTDYLDENANQPRDVFDDDSLDGLPNTPSPTVDYSRYMDLSLSSDSDLEFFDSDYPCGPLHSSFKGHRHPDSFRHLQLFSSVSLPQYESSTQLLESLIGLTEQNTE